A window from bacterium encodes these proteins:
- a CDS encoding phosphatase PAP2 family protein has product MVRQLKLIVAPEIDGNARSWRNFPGQVLIVTVAALIYFGVRMATKGAEVAAFKNAYDLLTFESTLGLDLEAWSQSAVLDYHWLVTFFNWVYIWLHWPVIIGALLLLYHYNRSRYTLMRNAMIVSGALGLVFFAFFPVAPPRFFDGFTDTVTELSTSYKYLQPPSVVNKYAALPSFHVGWNVLACVILFRTVKSIPVRIFAVASPLLMSVAVVLTGNHWVIDGFVGIALAMIGLYVAHRLGWLTRRWQEPATEEGADPTEAGTL; this is encoded by the coding sequence ATGGTTCGTCAGCTCAAGCTCATCGTTGCGCCGGAAATCGACGGCAACGCGCGCAGCTGGCGCAATTTCCCCGGACAAGTGCTGATAGTGACGGTGGCCGCGCTCATCTACTTCGGTGTGCGAATGGCCACCAAAGGGGCTGAGGTTGCCGCATTCAAGAACGCCTACGACCTGCTGACATTCGAGTCCACTCTGGGGTTGGACTTGGAAGCTTGGTCTCAGTCCGCCGTGCTCGACTACCACTGGCTGGTCACCTTCTTCAACTGGGTGTACATCTGGCTGCACTGGCCGGTGATCATCGGCGCTTTGCTGCTGCTGTACCACTACAACCGGAGCCGCTACACGCTGATGCGCAACGCCATGATCGTCTCCGGCGCTCTGGGCCTGGTGTTCTTCGCCTTCTTCCCGGTGGCCCCTCCCCGGTTCTTCGACGGCTTCACCGACACGGTCACCGAGCTGTCCACCTCCTACAAGTACCTCCAGCCCCCGTCAGTGGTGAACAAGTACGCCGCGCTGCCCAGCTTCCACGTGGGATGGAACGTGCTGGCCTGCGTGATCCTGTTCCGCACTGTGAAGTCGATCCCGGTTCGCATCTTCGCGGTGGCCTCCCCCCTGCTGATGTCGGTCGCCGTGGTGCTCACCGGCAACCACTGGGTGATCGACGGCTTCGTGGGAATTGCCCTGGCCATGATCGGCCTGTACGTCGCCCACCGCCTGGGCTGGCTCACCCGCCGCTGGCAGGAGCCAGCCACCGAGGAGGGCGCTGACCCGACCGAAGCGGGCACCCTCTAG
- a CDS encoding ABC transporter substrate-binding protein has product MKHFRWLIFLLAVFALVAAACGGNDDDDSGAAAPVEAPDDEMDESMDDDMDDEMDESMDDDMDDEMDESMDEDMDDEMDESMDDDMDDDMDDDEAEPVATEEPEVDPCANVALEATDIGLTSDTITVLVMADVGSPLAPGLFQGSIDGVKAWADHVNSEGGLACRQVEVIEHDSAINPTETTNGFLVACEEAFALVGTTALFALDTTDLQSCPDAAGNDIGVPDFAYITTEPPHQCSVVTFATSRPNSECPYAGTGPRAVQSQVGHVQWLLENVESNLNGVYLVPSDLPSTIASTMPQLRSFQELGIVIDGEPGVSGFTTQSEYGAYIQVMRDANSNFAYTGSDDQSMIKWRSEAEAQGLDVDSITWMCQLACYTPSFLEAGDVIENTYIWLWFLPFDEVEHNQELADFMVAIDNPFPPAWAAGSWADGVLFEQVVNNIVAEGGPNAVTRQAVLDGARSLTSFDVNGWWSPADYSTTENIMPCFMLMQVQNNEFVRVHPAAPGELDCDADNVIGLTKDWGAEFGG; this is encoded by the coding sequence GTGAAGCACTTCCGCTGGCTCATCTTTCTGTTGGCTGTTTTCGCTCTTGTCGCCGCGGCGTGCGGTGGCAACGACGACGATGATTCGGGCGCTGCCGCCCCGGTCGAAGCCCCTGATGATGAGATGGATGAGTCCATGGACGATGACATGGACGATGAGATGGATGAGTCCATGGACGATGACATGGACGATGAGATGGATGAGTCCATGGACGAAGACATGGACGATGAGATGGATGAGTCCATGGACGATGACATGGACGACGACATGGATGACGATGAGGCCGAGCCGGTAGCCACTGAGGAGCCGGAAGTTGATCCCTGTGCCAACGTGGCCCTCGAGGCTACCGATATCGGACTCACATCCGACACCATCACCGTGCTGGTCATGGCCGATGTCGGCTCCCCGCTGGCACCCGGCTTGTTCCAGGGCTCCATCGACGGGGTCAAGGCTTGGGCCGACCATGTGAACTCTGAGGGGGGCTTGGCCTGCCGCCAGGTCGAGGTCATAGAGCATGACTCGGCCATCAATCCCACCGAGACCACCAACGGATTCCTAGTGGCTTGCGAAGAGGCTTTCGCTTTGGTGGGCACCACGGCGTTGTTTGCCCTCGACACCACCGATCTCCAGTCCTGCCCCGATGCGGCGGGCAACGACATCGGGGTGCCCGATTTCGCCTACATCACCACTGAGCCGCCTCACCAGTGTTCGGTAGTGACCTTTGCCACCAGCAGGCCCAACAGCGAGTGCCCCTACGCTGGCACGGGTCCCCGAGCCGTGCAGAGCCAGGTGGGCCACGTCCAGTGGCTGCTGGAAAATGTGGAGTCCAACCTAAACGGGGTTTACTTGGTGCCATCCGACCTGCCTTCCACCATCGCCTCGACCATGCCCCAACTCAGATCCTTCCAGGAGCTGGGCATCGTGATTGATGGCGAGCCCGGAGTGAGCGGCTTCACCACCCAGTCGGAGTACGGCGCCTACATCCAGGTCATGCGGGATGCCAACTCCAACTTCGCCTACACCGGATCTGACGACCAGTCCATGATCAAGTGGCGCAGTGAGGCCGAGGCACAAGGCCTGGATGTGGATTCCATTACCTGGATGTGCCAGTTGGCCTGCTACACCCCCAGCTTCCTTGAGGCTGGCGATGTTATTGAGAACACCTACATCTGGCTCTGGTTCTTGCCCTTTGACGAGGTCGAGCACAACCAAGAGCTGGCCGACTTCATGGTGGCTATCGACAACCCCTTCCCGCCAGCATGGGCCGCGGGCTCGTGGGCCGACGGCGTGCTGTTCGAGCAGGTGGTCAACAACATCGTGGCCGAGGGCGGCCCCAACGCCGTCACTCGCCAGGCGGTGTTGGACGGTGCCCGCAGCCTGACATCCTTCGACGTGAACGGCTGGTGGAGCCCGGCGGACTACTCCACCACCGAGAACATCATGCCTTGCTTCATGCTGATGCAGGTGCAGAACAACGAATTCGTCCGGGTACATCCCGCAGCGCCAGGCGAGCTGGACTGCGACGCGGACAATGTGATCGGCCTGACCAAGGATTGGGGAGCGGAGTTCGGCGGCTGA
- a CDS encoding ABC transporter permease, producing MIFGLRRSVVAATLLATLGAVVLAVLTWKGSQVTSESFLVTTYIGLFLGALWAMYATGLVVVYTTTGVFNFAQGAIGVFSAFLYWELHVNRGWHSILALFVVVCLFAPALGVTLDAVIMRRLRTASLVVQLMVTVAIMVLLLSVVGDIWEADTPRRVPYLFGINNGIDLGPSQLPWHRLIVFAVAIAIAVSMRFLLRRTRIGTAMRAVVDNRELAALNGARPNVVSSTSWALGSMMGALGGILIAPELGLDPATLNNVVIIAFAAAAFGALRNLPMAVIGAMLIGLLRAHTGAWLDFGPDFRFAHLAVAPLILLFVVVALPQARLEVGRLAHHLRRHERYTKWWEGLFGCGVVILLAVVFSGGWLDFGIWDPGAWGSRELNSANEAMALALIGLSLVPLIGWAGQINFAPLAFAGFGAFVYLKLAGDTGNGYWILLVGLLCAPLGALVALPAARLRGLYLALMTMAFAQAMSLIFFPHPWVMPIIGTGRQFPHIELFGVTFDDRRGFFLLMVCVFAIFVYGLVLLRRSRYGRRWMAINDSQAASATLGVPVVWTKVVVYAVSASMAGIAGVFWATVSGNVDSVQGFDLLIGFNIVLLVAAAGVSIPMAGIFLIFIPLFKGFGLRLEDAGNVDFLVTLLDIMTTYGPGLMVLGMVFNPRGAIFEMGRGFSPILPWRSDARAEIAAENAQKREPEIGELGLERPFTPEEVIAIDRRLGILDEVVPKEGYGTARS from the coding sequence ATGATTTTTGGGCTCCGCCGCTCCGTAGTGGCTGCCACGCTGTTGGCGACCCTCGGAGCGGTGGTGCTCGCCGTGCTCACCTGGAAAGGCTCCCAGGTGACCAGCGAATCCTTCCTGGTTACCACCTACATCGGGCTCTTCCTCGGTGCGCTGTGGGCGATGTACGCCACCGGGCTGGTGGTGGTCTACACCACTACCGGGGTGTTCAACTTCGCCCAAGGCGCCATCGGGGTGTTCTCGGCGTTCCTGTACTGGGAGCTCCACGTGAACCGGGGCTGGCATTCCATCCTCGCCCTGTTCGTGGTGGTCTGCTTGTTCGCCCCAGCGCTGGGAGTGACGCTTGATGCGGTGATCATGCGGCGACTCCGCACCGCGTCGCTGGTGGTACAGCTCATGGTCACGGTGGCGATCATGGTGCTGTTGCTGTCGGTGGTTGGCGACATCTGGGAAGCCGATACACCACGACGAGTGCCTTATCTGTTCGGCATCAACAACGGCATCGACTTGGGTCCTTCGCAGCTTCCCTGGCACCGGCTCATCGTGTTCGCGGTGGCGATCGCCATTGCCGTGTCCATGCGTTTCCTGCTGCGCCGCACCCGTATCGGCACGGCCATGCGGGCGGTGGTGGACAACCGGGAACTGGCCGCCCTCAACGGCGCCCGCCCCAACGTGGTGTCGTCCACGTCGTGGGCGCTGGGTTCCATGATGGGGGCGCTGGGAGGCATCCTCATCGCCCCCGAGCTGGGACTCGATCCCGCCACCCTCAACAACGTGGTGATCATCGCATTCGCGGCCGCCGCCTTCGGTGCCCTGCGGAACCTGCCCATGGCCGTGATTGGGGCCATGTTGATCGGGCTGTTGCGGGCCCACACCGGGGCATGGCTCGACTTCGGGCCCGACTTCCGCTTCGCTCACTTGGCTGTCGCTCCGCTGATCTTGCTGTTTGTGGTCGTCGCCTTGCCCCAGGCCCGCCTGGAGGTGGGTCGGTTGGCCCACCATCTCCGGCGTCACGAGCGCTACACCAAATGGTGGGAGGGGCTCTTCGGCTGCGGAGTGGTCATTCTGCTGGCGGTGGTGTTTTCCGGCGGGTGGCTGGACTTCGGCATTTGGGATCCAGGGGCGTGGGGGAGCAGAGAGCTGAACTCGGCCAACGAGGCCATGGCACTGGCCTTGATCGGCCTGTCCCTGGTTCCATTGATCGGCTGGGCCGGGCAGATCAACTTCGCGCCCTTGGCCTTTGCCGGATTCGGCGCGTTCGTCTACCTCAAGCTGGCCGGTGACACTGGCAACGGCTACTGGATTCTGCTGGTGGGCTTGCTGTGCGCCCCCCTGGGAGCGCTTGTCGCCCTGCCGGCTGCTCGATTACGGGGCTTGTACCTGGCCCTCATGACCATGGCTTTCGCCCAGGCCATGTCGCTGATCTTCTTCCCCCACCCGTGGGTCATGCCCATCATCGGTACCGGACGGCAGTTCCCCCATATTGAGCTGTTCGGGGTCACGTTCGACGATCGCCGGGGCTTCTTCTTGCTGATGGTGTGCGTTTTCGCCATCTTTGTGTACGGATTGGTGCTGTTGCGAAGATCCCGATACGGCCGAAGATGGATGGCCATCAACGACTCTCAGGCTGCCTCCGCCACCCTAGGCGTGCCAGTGGTGTGGACCAAGGTGGTGGTATATGCCGTATCCGCCTCCATGGCAGGAATCGCCGGAGTGTTCTGGGCCACGGTGTCGGGCAACGTCGACAGCGTGCAGGGGTTCGACCTGCTCATCGGATTCAACATCGTGCTGTTGGTCGCCGCTGCGGGGGTTTCCATCCCCATGGCCGGCATCTTTCTAATTTTCATCCCGCTGTTCAAAGGGTTCGGGCTGCGACTGGAAGATGCTGGGAACGTCGACTTCCTGGTAACGCTGCTCGACATAATGACCACCTACGGTCCTGGCCTGATGGTGCTGGGCATGGTGTTCAACCCGCGGGGGGCCATCTTCGAGATGGGGCGAGGATTCTCGCCCATTCTGCCGTGGCGCAGCGACGCCCGTGCCGAGATCGCGGCCGAGAATGCCCAAAAGCGGGAGCCGGAGATCGGCGAGTTGGGCCTCGAGCGGCCCTTCACTCCCGAAGAGGTGATCGCCATCGACCGCCGACTGGGGATCTTGGACGAAGTGGTACCGAAGGAGGGCTATGGCACTGCTCGAAGCTGA
- a CDS encoding ABC transporter ATP-binding protein, with protein sequence MALLEAEHVVMRFGGVVALDDASVDIDPGEVTGLIGPNGAGKTTLFNVVTGLLPPTGGSVKFDGIDITRATVAKRSQMGIARTFQKLEAFNTLSAFDNVRVAVEQNHRAKWKHRRVNDVAHEMLGKVGLDEVADVTVGTLPTGSARLVELARALACRPRVLLLDEPSSGLNEEETSSIGQLLLELVADKDNDLAVLLVEHDMSFVMGVCARIHVLDFGKIIAVGTPIEVQADSAVRAAYLGSDEFRGAYVGVDE encoded by the coding sequence ATGGCACTGCTCGAAGCTGAGCATGTGGTAATGCGCTTTGGCGGCGTGGTGGCCCTTGACGACGCCTCAGTGGACATCGACCCCGGCGAGGTTACCGGCCTCATCGGCCCCAACGGCGCGGGCAAGACCACGCTGTTCAACGTGGTCACCGGTTTGCTGCCCCCCACCGGCGGCAGCGTGAAATTCGACGGCATCGACATCACTCGGGCCACCGTGGCCAAGCGATCGCAGATGGGCATCGCCCGCACCTTCCAGAAGCTGGAGGCGTTCAACACGCTTAGCGCGTTCGACAACGTGCGGGTTGCGGTGGAGCAGAACCACCGCGCCAAGTGGAAGCATCGGCGGGTCAACGACGTGGCCCATGAGATGCTGGGCAAGGTGGGCCTTGACGAAGTAGCCGATGTGACCGTGGGCACCCTTCCCACCGGCAGCGCCCGACTGGTCGAGTTGGCCCGGGCTCTGGCTTGTCGGCCCCGGGTGCTCTTGCTGGACGAACCGTCGTCGGGTTTGAACGAAGAGGAGACATCTTCCATTGGTCAGCTTCTGCTGGAACTGGTGGCCGACAAGGACAACGATCTTGCGGTGTTGCTGGTGGAGCACGACATGAGCTTCGTGATGGGGGTGTGCGCCCGCATCCATGTTCTGGACTTCGGCAAGATCATCGCGGTGGGCACGCCCATTGAGGTGCAGGCCGACTCCGCGGTTCGGGCTGCCTATTTGGGGAGCGACGAATTCCGGGGGGCCTATGTGGGGGTCGACGAATGA
- a CDS encoding ABC transporter ATP-binding protein gives MSNESATPLLELVGIRAGYGTIDVLHGVDLRVMPGQVYALLGPNGAGKTTTLGVASGQIQPHAGSVLLDGHEVNGVSPDRLARAGVCLIPEGRGIFPNLTVAENLRMSTYAGVSYKEVQERAFAQFPRLQERRNQMAGTLSGGEQQMLAMSRALSTDPAILMLDELSMGLAPIIVEELYEQVATLAEAGLSILIVEQFAQAVLGVANEAAIMLHGKILRTGPPEEIAEELTAAYLGMS, from the coding sequence ATGAGCAACGAGTCGGCAACCCCGCTGTTGGAATTGGTCGGCATCCGGGCCGGCTACGGCACCATCGACGTGCTTCATGGGGTGGACCTGCGGGTCATGCCCGGCCAGGTGTATGCCCTCTTGGGGCCCAACGGCGCTGGCAAGACCACCACTCTGGGGGTGGCCAGCGGCCAGATCCAGCCCCATGCCGGTTCAGTGCTGCTCGACGGCCACGAGGTGAACGGGGTCTCCCCCGATCGATTGGCCCGAGCCGGGGTGTGCCTTATCCCGGAAGGTCGAGGCATTTTTCCCAATCTCACCGTGGCAGAGAACCTGCGGATGAGCACTTACGCTGGTGTGTCCTACAAGGAGGTACAGGAACGGGCATTCGCCCAATTCCCCCGCTTGCAGGAGCGCCGCAACCAGATGGCAGGCACCCTGTCGGGAGGCGAGCAGCAGATGCTGGCCATGTCCCGGGCGCTGTCCACCGATCCGGCCATCTTGATGTTGGACGAACTATCCATGGGGTTGGCGCCCATCATCGTGGAGGAGCTCTACGAGCAGGTGGCCACCCTGGCTGAAGCCGGGCTGTCCATCCTGATCGTGGAGCAGTTTGCCCAAGCGGTTCTTGGTGTGGCCAATGAGGCCGCCATAATGCTCCATGGCAAAATCCTGCGCACGGGCCCGCCCGAAGAGATCGCAGAAGAATTGACCGCCGCCTACCTAGGCATGTCCTGA